In Stenotrophomonas sp. 169, one DNA window encodes the following:
- a CDS encoding succinate dehydrogenase assembly factor 2: MDEATLVKKLRWRCRRGMRELDQLFERYLEREWPTAPAADREVFLFLLDCEDDKLWRWFMGYEACPHAHAVPMLDRIRALKA; the protein is encoded by the coding sequence ATGGACGAAGCCACCCTGGTGAAGAAGCTGCGCTGGCGCTGCCGCCGCGGCATGCGCGAGCTGGACCAGCTGTTCGAACGCTACCTGGAGCGCGAGTGGCCCACTGCACCGGCAGCGGACCGCGAGGTTTTCCTGTTCCTGCTGGACTGCGAGGACGATAAGTTGTGGCGGTGGTTCATGGGCTACGAGGCCTGCCCGCATGCACACGCCGTCCCGATGCTCGACCGGATCCGCGCCCTCAAGGCTTGA
- a CDS encoding succinate dehydrogenase iron-sulfur subunit, with the protein MAEFSLPKNSKITKGKHFPATGGAKNVRTFKVYRWSPDDDSNPRTDTYEIDLDACGPMVLDALIKIKNEIDPTLTFRRSCREGICGSCAMNIDGTNTLACTRAIADCGKAEVPIYPLPHMSVVKDLVPDLTHFYAQYASIKPWIRTQTPAPPDRERLQSPEDRKKLDGLYECILCACCSTSCPSYWWNGERYLGPAVLLQAYRWIVDSRDEDTGARLDDLEDPFKLYRCHTIMNCARTCPKGLNPALAIAEIKKLMMARRA; encoded by the coding sequence ATGGCCGAGTTTTCCCTGCCAAAGAATTCAAAGATCACGAAGGGCAAGCACTTCCCCGCTACCGGCGGCGCGAAGAACGTGCGTACCTTCAAGGTCTACCGCTGGAGTCCGGACGACGACAGCAACCCGCGTACCGATACCTACGAGATCGACCTGGACGCGTGCGGACCGATGGTCCTGGACGCGCTGATCAAGATCAAGAACGAGATCGATCCGACCCTGACCTTCCGTCGTTCGTGCCGCGAGGGCATCTGCGGTTCGTGCGCGATGAACATCGACGGCACCAATACGCTGGCCTGCACCCGCGCCATTGCCGATTGCGGCAAGGCCGAAGTGCCGATCTACCCGCTGCCGCACATGAGCGTGGTCAAGGACCTGGTGCCGGACCTGACGCATTTCTATGCGCAGTACGCGTCGATCAAGCCGTGGATCCGCACGCAGACGCCGGCACCGCCGGACCGCGAGCGCCTGCAGTCGCCGGAAGACCGCAAGAAGCTGGACGGTCTGTATGAGTGCATCCTGTGCGCGTGCTGCTCCACCAGCTGCCCGAGCTACTGGTGGAACGGCGAGCGTTACCTGGGGCCGGCCGTGCTGTTGCAGGCCTACCGCTGGATCGTGGATTCGCGCGATGAAGACACCGGTGCCCGCCTGGACGATCTGGAAGATCCGTTCAAGCTGTATCGCTGCCACACCATCATGAACTGCGCACGGACCTGCCCGAAGGGCTTGAACCCGGCGTTGGCGATTGCCGAGATCAAGAAGCTGATGATGGCGCGTCGCGCCTGA